In Vibrio gangliei, a single window of DNA contains:
- the glyQ gene encoding glycine--tRNA ligase subunit alpha, which produces MQKYDVKTFQGMILALQDYWAQVGCTIVQPLDMEVGAGTSHPMTCLRAIGPEPIATAYVQPSRRPTDGRYGENPNRLQHYYQFQVIIKPSPDNIQELYLGSLEVLGIDPLVHDIRFVEDNWENPTLGAWGLGWEVWLNGMEVTQFTYFQQVGGLECKPVTGEITYGIERLAMYIQGVDSVYDLVWTDGPLGKVTYGDIFHQNEVEQSTYNFEHADVDFLFTFFDQCEKECKQLLELEKPLPLPAYERILKAGHAFNLLDARKAISVTERQRYILRIRNLTKSVAEAYYASREALGFPMCKKENGEEK; this is translated from the coding sequence ATGCAAAAATACGACGTCAAAACCTTTCAAGGGATGATCCTCGCGCTGCAGGATTATTGGGCCCAAGTTGGCTGTACCATTGTTCAACCTTTAGATATGGAAGTAGGCGCTGGGACCTCGCACCCGATGACTTGCCTGCGCGCTATTGGTCCAGAGCCAATTGCCACGGCTTACGTGCAACCATCTCGCCGTCCAACCGATGGCCGCTACGGTGAAAACCCAAACCGTTTGCAACACTATTACCAATTCCAAGTGATCATCAAGCCTTCTCCTGACAACATTCAAGAGCTGTACCTTGGCTCACTCGAAGTGTTAGGTATTGACCCGCTTGTACACGACATTCGCTTTGTAGAAGACAACTGGGAAAACCCAACACTAGGCGCATGGGGCTTAGGCTGGGAAGTGTGGCTAAACGGCATGGAAGTCACTCAGTTTACTTACTTCCAACAAGTAGGTGGCCTAGAGTGTAAACCCGTTACCGGTGAAATCACTTACGGTATCGAACGTTTAGCGATGTACATTCAAGGTGTGGATTCGGTTTACGATCTCGTATGGACAGATGGCCCACTTGGTAAAGTGACTTACGGTGACATTTTCCACCAAAACGAGGTTGAGCAATCGACTTACAACTTCGAACACGCAGACGTAGATTTCCTATTTACTTTCTTCGACCAATGCGAAAAAGAATGTAAACAACTTCTTGAGCTAGAAAAGCCGCTACCGCTACCCGCTTACGAGCGCATTTTAAAAGCCGGTCATGCCTTTAACTTGCTTGATGCACGTAAAGCTATCTCTGTTACCGAGCGTCAACGCTACATTTTACGCATTCGCAACCTAACCAAATCGGTTGCTGAAGCTTACTACGCTTCTCGTGAAGCATTAGGTTTCCCTATGTGTAAAAAAGAAAATGGTGAGGAGAAGTAA
- a CDS encoding manganese efflux pump MntP, with product MFDVLLLALALSMDAFAVSIGLGAKVSSQQQTPLKLALKAGVYFGVFQALMPFIGFLGGHGVLGWIEEYAPYIAFVLLLFIGAKMIYEAFSEGIEEDIAQITHRVMLTLAIATSVDAMAAGFSLPLLDVDPFIACALIGFVTFGFSFAGVFIGRKSGTWLESQAELLGGVVLIIMSFKFLLV from the coding sequence ATGTTTGATGTATTGCTATTAGCGTTGGCACTGAGTATGGATGCGTTTGCGGTTTCTATTGGATTGGGTGCAAAGGTGAGCTCGCAGCAACAAACTCCATTGAAATTAGCATTAAAAGCAGGCGTTTACTTTGGTGTATTTCAGGCGTTGATGCCCTTTATTGGCTTCTTAGGAGGTCATGGCGTTTTAGGCTGGATTGAAGAATATGCACCTTATATTGCCTTTGTTTTGTTGCTATTCATTGGCGCGAAAATGATTTATGAAGCGTTTTCTGAAGGCATTGAAGAAGACATCGCGCAAATTACTCACCGCGTGATGTTAACGCTTGCGATTGCCACCAGCGTGGATGCGATGGCGGCAGGGTTTAGCTTACCGCTTTTGGATGTGGATCCATTTATTGCGTGTGCTTTGATAGGTTTTGTCACATTTGGCTTTAGCTTTGCGGGCGTGTTTATTGGTCGTAAAAGCGGGACTTGGTTGGAAAGTCAGGCTGAGCTACTTGGTGGTGTGGTGTTGATCATAATGTCTTTCAAATTTTTACTGGTTTAA
- the tusA gene encoding sulfurtransferase TusA has product MTFDPNNVNKTLDAQGLRCPEPVMMVRKTIRTMQEGEVLLITADDPSTTRDIPSFCRFMDHQLLHASTDELPYQFLIKKGLA; this is encoded by the coding sequence ATGACCTTCGATCCTAACAATGTGAATAAAACCTTAGATGCCCAAGGGCTACGCTGCCCAGAACCTGTGATGATGGTGAGAAAAACCATTCGTACCATGCAAGAAGGCGAAGTGTTATTGATTACTGCCGATGATCCATCGACCACTCGCGATATACCGAGCTTTTGCCGCTTTATGGATCATCAATTACTGCACGCCAGCACCGATGAGTTGCCATATCAGTTCTTGATCAAAAAAGGATTGGCGTAA
- the cyaY gene encoding iron donor protein CyaY, whose amino-acid sequence MNDTEFHQLVDLQMTRIEEAIDESEADIDFDVSGNVMTLEFEDRSQIIINRQEPMHEIWLASKSGGYHFKYDGEQWICSKTGAELFSLVKTECEKHAGEDIDWPA is encoded by the coding sequence ATGAACGATACGGAATTTCACCAATTAGTCGACCTGCAAATGACGCGTATTGAAGAAGCGATTGATGAATCTGAGGCCGATATTGATTTCGATGTGTCAGGCAATGTCATGACATTAGAATTTGAAGACCGTAGCCAAATCATCATTAACCGCCAAGAGCCAATGCATGAAATCTGGCTTGCGTCTAAATCCGGTGGCTACCACTTTAAATACGATGGCGAACAATGGATTTGCTCTAAAACTGGCGCGGAACTGTTCTCATTAGTGAAAACTGAATGTGAAAAGCACGCCGGTGAAGACATTGATTGGCCAGCCTAA
- the lysA gene encoding diaminopimelate decarboxylase, which produces MDFFNYQDDGQLWAENVSLTQLAEQYGTPLYVYSRATLERHWKAFDSAVGEHPHLVCYAVKANSNIGVLNVLARLGSGFDIVSGGELERVIAAGGDPKKVVFSGVGKTRAEMKRALELGIKCFNVESEPELERLNQVAGELGVKAPISLRINPDVDAHTHPYISTGLRDNKFGIAFDRAPQVYKFASSLENLDVHGIDCHIGSQLTELAPFIDATDRLLALIDNLSEQGIHIRHLDVGGGLGVVYRDELPPQPSDYAKALLSRLENHSHLELVFEPGRAIAANAGILLTKVELLKLTEHKNFAVIDAAMNDMIRPSLYQAWMNIVPVAPRQGTPMTYDLVGPICETGDFIGKDRELVIEEGDLLAVRSAGAYGFVMSSNYNTRTRAAEIMVDGDQAHVVRQREQLSSLWELESILPQ; this is translated from the coding sequence TTGGACTTTTTTAATTATCAGGATGATGGCCAACTTTGGGCTGAAAATGTCTCTTTAACTCAACTGGCTGAGCAATATGGCACGCCGCTGTATGTGTATTCTCGTGCCACATTAGAGCGTCACTGGAAAGCCTTTGATTCTGCGGTGGGTGAACATCCACACTTGGTGTGTTATGCGGTGAAAGCCAACTCTAATATTGGTGTCCTTAACGTGCTTGCTCGCTTAGGTTCTGGCTTTGATATCGTGTCGGGCGGTGAACTTGAGCGTGTGATTGCCGCTGGTGGCGACCCGAAAAAAGTGGTGTTCTCTGGTGTTGGCAAAACCCGCGCAGAAATGAAGCGTGCGTTAGAGCTTGGCATTAAATGTTTTAATGTGGAATCGGAACCTGAACTTGAGCGTTTAAACCAAGTGGCCGGTGAATTAGGTGTCAAAGCGCCTATTTCTCTGCGCATTAACCCAGATGTTGACGCGCACACTCATCCTTATATTTCTACCGGTTTACGTGATAACAAATTTGGTATCGCCTTTGATCGCGCGCCGCAAGTGTACAAGTTTGCTAGCAGCCTAGAGAATTTAGACGTACATGGCATTGACTGTCATATTGGTTCGCAGCTAACTGAGCTTGCACCATTTATTGATGCCACTGATCGTCTATTGGCGCTGATCGATAACCTTTCTGAGCAAGGTATTCATATTCGTCATCTTGATGTCGGTGGTGGCTTAGGTGTGGTGTATCGTGATGAATTGCCACCACAGCCTTCGGATTACGCCAAAGCCTTACTATCACGCTTGGAAAATCATAGCCACCTTGAGTTGGTGTTCGAGCCTGGTCGCGCTATCGCAGCTAATGCAGGCATCTTGCTGACTAAGGTTGAACTGCTAAAACTAACGGAGCACAAAAACTTTGCCGTGATTGATGCGGCGATGAACGACATGATCCGTCCTTCTTTGTATCAAGCTTGGATGAATATTGTGCCTGTTGCGCCACGTCAAGGTACGCCTATGACTTACGATTTGGTTGGCCCAATTTGCGAAACCGGTGATTTTATCGGTAAAGATCGCGAATTGGTGATTGAAGAAGGCGACCTATTAGCGGTCCGTTCGGCGGGTGCTTATGGCTTTGTGATGTCGTCCAACTACAATACTCGTACCCGCGCGGCGGAAATCATGGTTGATGGCGACCAAGCTCATGTTGTGCGTCAACGTGAACAATTAAGCAGTTTGTGGGAATTGGAATCCATCCTTCCCCAATAA
- the dapF gene encoding diaminopimelate epimerase — protein sequence MHFHFSKMHGLGNDFMVVDCITQNIFFSPDLIRRLADRHTGVGFDQLLVVEAPYDPETDFHYRIFNSDGSEVEQCGNGARCFARFVRMKGLTNKYSINVSTKKGRMVLKVESLDSVTVNMGQPIFEPSKIPFKAKQAEKTYILRAGEHTLFCGAVSMGNPHVVTIVDDVDNFDVDNVGPLLESHERFPERVNAGFMQIIDRNNVKLRVYERGAGETQACGSGACGAVAVGINQGLLDPEVTVQLPGGKLRIFWQGPGKPLYMTGPVAHVYDGQISC from the coding sequence ATGCATTTCCACTTTTCTAAAATGCATGGTTTGGGTAATGACTTTATGGTGGTCGACTGTATCACCCAAAACATCTTCTTTTCACCTGATTTGATCCGTCGTTTGGCTGACCGCCATACTGGCGTGGGTTTTGATCAATTATTGGTAGTAGAAGCGCCCTACGACCCAGAAACCGATTTTCATTATCGTATTTTTAATTCCGATGGTAGCGAAGTAGAACAATGTGGTAACGGTGCACGTTGTTTCGCTCGATTTGTGCGTATGAAAGGCTTAACCAATAAATACAGTATCAATGTCAGCACGAAAAAAGGCCGTATGGTGCTGAAGGTGGAAAGCCTAGATTCGGTGACTGTGAACATGGGACAGCCGATATTTGAGCCAAGTAAGATCCCGTTCAAAGCAAAACAAGCGGAAAAGACCTATATTTTACGAGCAGGCGAACACACCTTATTTTGTGGTGCAGTGAGCATGGGCAATCCACATGTGGTGACCATCGTCGATGATGTAGATAATTTCGATGTGGATAACGTTGGCCCATTGCTTGAGTCGCATGAGCGTTTCCCTGAGCGAGTGAATGCCGGCTTTATGCAAATCATCGATCGTAATAACGTGAAATTGCGGGTTTACGAACGAGGCGCCGGTGAAACGCAAGCCTGTGGTAGTGGCGCATGTGGTGCTGTTGCGGTCGGTATTAACCAAGGTTTGCTCGACCCTGAAGTGACGGTGCAATTGCCGGGCGGTAAGTTGCGTATTTTCTGGCAAGGACCAGGTAAACCTTTATACATGACCGGCCCAGTGGCTCATGTGTATGATGGCCAAATTAGTTGTTAA
- a CDS encoding DUF484 family protein: protein MQADHLTAETVAEYLKDHPDFFIQRPELVERLAFSHHQQGAVSLVEIQMRRQRQRIEELEEEITHMMSLAAKNDRTFHQLMELQQSVLASQSLTSLIQQVEHYSRQIGLSSHLLLLEHQHSDWALSRETLKRFMTNHLNGKSAYLGRLNRQDRHALFGGDRFSNNELSELGSYVILPLNPSNPIGLLAFSSQEGGHFQPEMDTLFLRHLASVVTFMVKHLSQVDEAFEPVKTLSCANES from the coding sequence ATGCAAGCGGATCATTTGACTGCTGAAACGGTAGCAGAATACTTAAAAGACCACCCTGACTTTTTTATCCAACGACCAGAGTTGGTTGAACGGCTTGCGTTTTCACACCATCAACAAGGCGCGGTATCTTTAGTTGAAATTCAGATGCGTCGTCAGCGTCAGCGTATTGAAGAGTTAGAAGAAGAGATCACTCACATGATGTCTCTTGCGGCGAAAAATGATCGTACTTTTCATCAGTTGATGGAATTACAGCAGTCGGTTTTAGCCTCTCAGTCCTTGACCTCACTCATTCAACAAGTTGAGCACTATAGCCGTCAAATTGGTCTATCTTCGCATTTATTATTACTGGAGCACCAACATTCCGATTGGGCATTGTCGCGCGAAACATTAAAACGTTTTATGACCAATCATCTTAATGGCAAATCGGCTTATTTAGGCCGCTTAAATCGCCAAGACCGTCACGCTTTATTTGGTGGCGATCGCTTTAGCAATAATGAATTATCAGAACTGGGTTCGTATGTGATCTTGCCGCTGAATCCATCTAACCCGATTGGCTTGCTTGCTTTTTCCAGCCAAGAAGGCGGGCACTTCCAGCCGGAAATGGACACCTTGTTTTTGCGTCATCTCGCCTCGGTGGTCACTTTTATGGTGAAGCATTTAAGCCAAGTGGATGAGGCGTTTGAGCCAGTAAAAACATTAAGCTGTGCCAATGAGTCTTAA
- the xerC gene encoding tyrosine recombinase XerC, protein MSLNLPEDMQTSLQRFYDYLHHERGLSAHTQANYQRQLSIMAEQLHQLGIQHWQQVDAAWVRQLIAKANREGLKPSSIGTRLSSLRSFFDYLISIDELSANPAKGVAAPKKKRPLPKNLDIDEVGQLLEVNDDDPLAIRDRAMMELMYGAGLRLAELVSIDVNHVQVSSGEIRVIGKGNKERKAPFSGQAKEWLARWLTVRATLASETESALFVSKRGSRISHRNVQKRMEEWGIKQGVSSHISPHKLRHSFATHMLESSQNLRAVQELLGHENISTTQIYTSLDFQHLAKVYDNAHPRAKKSRSPDSEQE, encoded by the coding sequence ATGAGTCTTAACTTACCAGAAGACATGCAAACCTCATTACAGCGCTTTTATGATTACCTGCATCATGAAAGAGGGTTAAGCGCGCACACACAAGCGAACTATCAGCGTCAATTGTCGATTATGGCCGAGCAACTGCATCAGCTCGGCATCCAACATTGGCAACAAGTCGATGCCGCCTGGGTAAGGCAACTGATCGCCAAAGCCAATCGCGAAGGGTTAAAGCCCAGCAGTATTGGTACGCGTTTATCCTCTTTACGCAGCTTTTTTGATTATTTGATTTCAATTGATGAACTCAGTGCTAACCCTGCCAAAGGAGTGGCTGCGCCGAAGAAAAAGCGCCCACTGCCGAAAAACCTCGATATTGATGAAGTCGGTCAGTTATTGGAAGTCAATGACGATGACCCTTTAGCCATTCGAGATCGCGCCATGATGGAATTGATGTACGGTGCGGGATTGCGTTTGGCCGAGTTAGTTAGCATTGATGTCAATCATGTACAAGTCAGCTCGGGCGAGATTCGCGTGATTGGTAAAGGCAATAAAGAACGTAAAGCCCCATTTTCTGGTCAAGCCAAAGAGTGGCTGGCTCGATGGTTAACAGTGCGTGCAACCTTAGCCAGTGAAACTGAGTCGGCGTTATTTGTTTCCAAACGTGGTAGCCGTATTTCGCATCGAAACGTGCAAAAACGCATGGAAGAGTGGGGCATTAAGCAAGGGGTTTCTAGCCATATTAGCCCGCATAAATTGCGCCATTCGTTTGCGACTCACATGTTGGAGTCGAGTCAAAACTTACGTGCGGTGCAAGAATTACTGGGGCACGAAAATATTTCCACTACCCAAATTTACACTAGTTTAGACTTTCAACATCTGGCTAAGGTGTATGACAACGCCCACCCACGTGCGAAAAAGAGCCGTTCACCGGATTCAGAGCAGGAATAA
- the yigB gene encoding 5-amino-6-(5-phospho-D-ribitylamino)uracil phosphatase YigB has translation MRFYRNLPTIKAMTFDLDDTLYDNHPVIRDLEQKTEQWLHAHHPISQEMPHQAWRQLKNQLAKQTPFLQSDVSEWRYQQIRQGLMHLGYDDPKASQAAKTAMDQVLIWRHQIDVPDLTHQVMAKLKQQMPLIAITNGNVNPSKIGLGDYFDLVLNAGPDGWAKPHGQMFETALAHLGLPAANVLHVGDNLTSDVAGAKYAGMSACWINDYHKSLKHEDYGRVLPDVEITALEDLLIIGCS, from the coding sequence CTGAGATTTTACCGCAACCTGCCAACCATTAAGGCGATGACCTTTGATCTCGATGACACCTTATATGACAACCACCCGGTGATTCGCGATCTGGAACAAAAGACCGAGCAATGGCTTCATGCCCATCACCCGATCAGCCAAGAAATGCCGCACCAAGCGTGGCGTCAGTTAAAAAATCAGTTAGCCAAGCAAACCCCTTTTTTGCAAAGTGATGTCAGCGAGTGGCGTTATCAGCAGATCCGTCAGGGATTAATGCATTTGGGTTACGATGATCCAAAAGCTTCTCAAGCAGCGAAAACGGCGATGGATCAAGTGCTGATTTGGCGTCATCAAATCGATGTGCCGGATCTCACCCACCAAGTGATGGCTAAACTCAAACAGCAAATGCCGCTGATCGCGATCACCAATGGTAACGTCAACCCAAGTAAAATCGGCCTAGGTGATTATTTTGATCTGGTGCTGAACGCCGGCCCCGACGGATGGGCTAAACCACATGGACAAATGTTTGAAACCGCATTAGCGCATTTAGGTTTACCGGCAGCTAACGTCTTACATGTCGGCGATAACCTGACTTCCGATGTTGCTGGAGCGAAATACGCCGGCATGAGCGCGTGTTGGATTAATGATTACCACAAATCGCTGAAACATGAAGATTATGGGCGAGTGCTACCGGATGTTGAGATTACTGCGCTTGAGGATTTGTTGATTATCGGTTGCTCGTAG
- a CDS encoding tRNA-uridine aminocarboxypropyltransferase has protein sequence MSPNPTKPSTPSCPQCGLRYQCVCIHTPKLEINAHIALLTHPNELKRATNTGKLLSHSLSNCEVHVWDRVNPPAKLLEQIPQQATYLLFPSEQAIDLDTIKSKPLTGSALFIILDGTWQEAKKMLNKSPWLQALPKVSLSAAQLSSYSLRRNQTQGNLCTCEVGINLLQQLNPKQDLSTLQQYFELFLKMYEADREHRVFESRE, from the coding sequence ATGTCACCAAACCCAACTAAGCCCAGCACTCCGTCATGCCCTCAATGTGGCTTGCGCTACCAATGTGTCTGCATCCATACACCCAAGCTTGAGATCAATGCTCACATTGCGCTGCTCACTCACCCTAACGAGCTCAAACGTGCCACCAATACAGGTAAACTACTCAGCCATAGCCTATCCAACTGTGAGGTTCATGTATGGGATAGAGTCAATCCACCCGCCAAACTGCTTGAGCAAATCCCCCAACAAGCGACCTATTTGTTGTTTCCAAGCGAACAAGCGATTGATTTAGATACCATCAAATCGAAGCCTTTGACGGGTTCTGCATTGTTTATTATCTTGGATGGCACCTGGCAAGAAGCGAAAAAAATGCTCAACAAAAGCCCGTGGCTGCAAGCCTTACCTAAAGTCTCTCTGTCTGCTGCTCAGCTCTCTAGCTACAGCCTGCGCCGTAATCAAACACAAGGCAATTTATGTACCTGTGAGGTAGGAATAAATCTGTTGCAGCAACTGAATCCGAAGCAGGATTTATCAACACTACAACAGTATTTTGAGTTGTTTTTGAAGATGTATGAGGCGGATAGGGAGCATAGGGTTTTCGAGTCTCGTGAATAG
- a CDS encoding EVE domain-containing protein yields MAYWLFKTEPDTFSIDTLRVQKVACWEGVRNYQARNMLRDEVKVGDQVLIYHSSCKEIGVAGIAKVVKEAYPDHFQFDPESPYFDIKSDPSNPRWMMVDIEFVRKFERIVTLAELKAIPELENMPLVKRGNRLSIMPVTEEEWQIILHQE; encoded by the coding sequence ATGGCATATTGGTTATTCAAAACAGAACCGGATACCTTTTCGATTGATACGCTACGTGTACAAAAAGTGGCATGTTGGGAGGGAGTCCGCAATTATCAAGCAAGAAACATGTTACGTGATGAAGTGAAAGTCGGTGATCAAGTGCTGATTTATCATTCTTCATGCAAAGAGATCGGAGTGGCGGGGATAGCGAAAGTGGTAAAAGAAGCCTATCCCGATCATTTTCAATTTGATCCTGAAAGCCCATATTTTGATATTAAATCCGATCCCAGCAACCCTCGTTGGATGATGGTGGATATTGAGTTTGTGCGTAAGTTTGAACGTATTGTCACACTAGCAGAATTGAAAGCCATTCCCGAGCTGGAAAATATGCCGTTAGTAAAACGCGGCAATCGTTTATCCATCATGCCCGTCACCGAAGAAGAGTGGCAGATAATCTTGCACCAAGAATAA
- a CDS encoding Cof-type HAD-IIB family hydrolase, with protein sequence MSNTPLSQTDLQDVRIVASDLDGTLLLPDHTLGELTKQTLKKLHQQGMTFIFATGRHHVDVATFRSIAGIPAYMITSNGARVHSPDNQLMYSKNLPEEVIQPIVDILKQDPSLRIHIYRSDDWLTDKEDLSLSKHHQESGFNYTVFDVDNAPTQDVAKLFFTHPDHDHLAQYEQQLKEQFGDKLSIAFSTPTCLEMMAPNVSKGDALKAVAQALGKDLEHCIAFGDGMNDVEMLEAAHKGLVMGTAHHKVMQALPNHEIIGSSADEAVAHYLEDHLL encoded by the coding sequence ATGTCAAACACTCCGCTTTCTCAAACTGATTTACAAGATGTGCGTATTGTCGCATCCGATCTTGATGGTACTTTGCTGCTTCCTGACCACACGCTCGGTGAACTCACTAAGCAAACCTTGAAGAAACTGCACCAACAAGGCATGACGTTTATTTTTGCCACTGGTCGTCACCATGTGGATGTCGCCACTTTCCGTAGTATTGCGGGCATTCCAGCTTACATGATCACATCAAACGGGGCGCGTGTGCACAGCCCTGACAATCAATTAATGTATAGCAAAAACTTACCAGAAGAGGTCATCCAACCGATTGTCGATATTCTGAAACAAGACCCTAGCCTACGCATTCATATCTACCGCAGCGACGATTGGCTGACTGATAAAGAAGATTTGAGCTTAAGCAAACATCACCAAGAATCTGGCTTTAATTACACGGTTTTCGATGTCGATAACGCACCGACTCAAGATGTGGCAAAACTGTTCTTTACTCACCCAGATCATGACCACCTAGCACAGTACGAACAGCAATTGAAAGAGCAATTTGGTGACAAACTCAGCATTGCTTTCTCGACTCCGACTTGCTTAGAAATGATGGCACCGAACGTCTCAAAAGGCGACGCACTGAAAGCGGTGGCACAAGCATTAGGCAAAGATCTTGAGCATTGTATTGCTTTTGGTGATGGCATGAACGATGTGGAAATGCTGGAAGCGGCGCACAAAGGTTTAGTTATGGGTACCGCTCACCACAAAGTGATGCAAGCCCTGCCTAATCACGAAATCATTGGCAGCAGCGCCGATGAAGCCGTCGCCCATTACTTAGAAGATCACCTGCTATAA
- a CDS encoding alpha/beta fold hydrolase: MKNPNPPRQQKQCQQEQWQREHQFIEFSQQTLAPFWQTRNEGFISGEQGKQLYWVSFTKKENTKAIFVVNGRIESAYKYQELFWDLTEQGYDVYSYDHRGQGMSERCCDDRQIGHVEHFDHYIQDMHHVVTAFDFSRYDKSFILAHSMGGAISTRYIQTHPDHPFDAIALSAPMIGIQMQWYLRPFSAPLTKWMAARSPLPNYAPGQKAYVAKPFTNNHLTHSELRYQWFRDLYDRQPEIQLGGPSSHWVNQSLLAAKRCSLEVEKITIPVLLMQAGQDTIVDNAAQRRFIKKLNLVHHGRGQLEIINGARHELLFESDELRVQALQLCLDFFAQH, encoded by the coding sequence ATGAAAAACCCTAACCCGCCGAGGCAACAAAAACAATGCCAACAAGAACAATGGCAACGTGAACATCAGTTTATTGAATTTTCACAACAGACCTTAGCGCCTTTCTGGCAAACACGAAATGAAGGCTTTATCTCTGGTGAACAGGGTAAACAGCTGTATTGGGTTTCGTTTACCAAAAAAGAAAACACCAAAGCGATTTTTGTCGTCAATGGCCGTATCGAAAGTGCCTATAAATACCAAGAGTTATTCTGGGATCTGACCGAACAAGGCTACGACGTGTATTCGTATGATCACCGTGGACAAGGCATGTCGGAGCGCTGTTGTGACGATCGCCAAATCGGCCATGTCGAGCACTTTGATCATTACATTCAAGACATGCACCATGTGGTCACAGCGTTTGACTTTAGCCGCTACGATAAATCGTTCATTTTGGCTCACTCTATGGGCGGCGCGATCTCCACTCGCTATATTCAAACCCATCCCGACCATCCGTTTGATGCGATTGCGTTAAGTGCCCCGATGATCGGTATTCAAATGCAATGGTATTTGCGCCCGTTTTCTGCACCATTAACCAAATGGATGGCGGCTCGCAGTCCATTACCAAACTATGCTCCTGGGCAAAAAGCCTATGTAGCCAAACCTTTTACCAATAACCACTTAACCCATAGTGAGCTGCGCTATCAATGGTTCCGCGATTTATATGACCGCCAACCCGAGATTCAATTAGGTGGGCCAAGCAGTCATTGGGTTAATCAATCCTTATTAGCCGCCAAGCGCTGTAGCCTAGAAGTGGAAAAAATCACCATTCCTGTGCTATTGATGCAGGCAGGGCAAGATACGATTGTCGATAATGCCGCTCAACGCCGCTTTATCAAAAAACTCAACCTGGTTCATCACGGACGAGGTCAATTAGAAATCATTAATGGAGCACGCCACGAGTTGCTGTTTGAAAGTGATGAGCTGCGTGTTCAAGCTCTGCAACTGTGTTTGGATTTTTTTGCCCAACACTAA
- a CDS encoding metalloregulator ArsR/SmtB family transcription factor — MLPHQFFKMLADETRTRCLLLIAREGQLCVCELTEALQESQPKISRHLAQLRQSGLLLDSRKGQWVYYQLSQDLPGWMRKVIEGLKQSSCLQQEYQADSERLHNMNARPVCC, encoded by the coding sequence ATGTTACCCCATCAATTTTTCAAAATGTTGGCTGATGAAACCCGAACTCGCTGTTTATTGTTGATTGCTCGAGAAGGGCAACTGTGCGTGTGTGAGCTCACCGAGGCCTTGCAAGAAAGTCAGCCTAAGATTTCCCGCCACCTAGCGCAATTACGTCAATCGGGTTTGCTGCTGGACAGCCGTAAAGGTCAGTGGGTGTACTACCAATTATCACAAGATTTACCGGGTTGGATGCGTAAGGTGATTGAAGGACTCAAACAATCAAGCTGTTTGCAACAAGAGTATCAAGCTGATAGTGAGCGCTTACATAATATGAATGCGCGCCCTGTGTGCTGTTAA